The following are encoded in a window of Salvelinus fontinalis isolate EN_2023a chromosome 40, ASM2944872v1, whole genome shotgun sequence genomic DNA:
- the LOC129839589 gene encoding retinal cone rhodopsin-sensitive cGMP 3',5'-cyclic phosphodiesterase subunit gamma-like produces MADVATAAEKKAPPKFKQRTTRTFKSKAPKPGQKGFGDDIPGMEGLGTDITVICPWEAFGDMELSDLAKYGIV; encoded by the exons ATGGCAGACGTTGCAACTGCTGCTGAAAAGAAGGCCCCCCCTAAATTCAAGCAGAGGACTACCCGTACCTTCAAGAGCAAGGCCCCCAAGCCTGGCCAGAAGGG aTTCGGTGACGACATCCCCGGCATGGAGGGTCTCGGCACAGACATCACAGTGATCTGCCCATGGGAAGCATTCGGTGACATGGAACTCAGTGACCTGGCAAAATATGGAATTGTTTAG